A genome region from Chiroxiphia lanceolata isolate bChiLan1 chromosome 5, bChiLan1.pri, whole genome shotgun sequence includes the following:
- the LOC116786779 gene encoding nuclease EXOG, mitochondrial-like, with protein sequence MQTVQTLERQYNISKAQIMQSQAVNADYDHSGWDRGHLNPNGHHNTLDSRNATFTLTNIVPMNEKLNRGTWKKYEQQTMANKSKDCQTTYVIVGAVPGNSSISNGRVNVPSHIWSGACCKTKNNTMSAWGAIAENNQDQVWDLTLGQLENSLAQLYGMQNISLFHSSCPRTNPSHPGCKRLRGFSHISQYHRML encoded by the coding sequence ATGCAAACAGTGCAGACCCTTGAACGTCAATACAACATCAGCAAAGCGCAAATCATGCAAAGCCAGGCTGTCAACGCAGACTATGATCACAGCGGCTGGGACCGTGGCCATTTGAACCCCAATGGCCACCACAACACCTTGGACAGCAGGAATGCGACCTTCACCCTCACCAACATAGTGCCCATGAACGAAAAACTCAACCGAGGCACCTGGAAAAAGTACGAGCAGCAAACGATGGCCAATAAAAGCAAGGACTGTCAAACCACCTATGTCATTgtgggggctgtgcctgggaacTCCTCCATCTCCAATGGGAGGGTTAATGTACCCAGCCACATCTGGTCTGGTGCCTGCTGCAAGACCAAGAACAACACCATGAGTGCTTGGGGGGCCATTGCCGAGAACAACCAGGACCAGGTCTGGGACCTCACTCTGGGACAGCTGGAGAACAGTTTGGCCCAGCTGTATggaatgcaaaatatttctctcttccaCAGTTCCTGTCCCCGTACAAACCCCTCACATCCCGGGTGTAAAAGGCTCAGGGGCTTTTCCCACATatcacagtatcacagaatgctttga